From Amycolatopsis sp. cg9, one genomic window encodes:
- a CDS encoding MarR family winged helix-turn-helix transcriptional regulator — protein MEATDDDEIVTWWGLVIEGYLATQDKLMGEIADRFGLAPASFDILLRLVRSPEHRMPMTKLATEAALSSGGFTKVADRLVAADLICRIPSPDDRRVTFASLTEHGLEVANKAREAAADILRRIVLTPLGDDAPALAEAMRTLRAFNTDR, from the coding sequence GTGGAAGCGACCGACGACGACGAGATCGTCACCTGGTGGGGCCTGGTGATCGAGGGCTACCTGGCCACGCAGGACAAGCTGATGGGCGAGATCGCCGACCGGTTCGGGCTCGCGCCGGCGTCGTTCGACATCCTGCTGCGGCTGGTCCGCTCGCCCGAGCACCGGATGCCGATGACGAAGCTGGCGACCGAAGCGGCGCTGTCCAGCGGCGGCTTCACGAAGGTGGCCGACCGGCTGGTGGCGGCGGACCTGATCTGCCGGATCCCGAGCCCGGACGACCGCCGCGTCACCTTCGCGTCCCTGACCGAGCACGGCCTCGAAGTGGCGAACAAGGCTCGTGAGGCGGCCGCGGACATCCTGCGCCGGATCGTGCTGACCCCGCTCGGTGACGACGCCCCGGCACTGGCGGAAGCGATGCGGACACTGCGCGCGTTCAACACCGACCGTTGA
- a CDS encoding VOC family protein, with protein MLTESTITTMLPVTDSERAGHFYADSLGLKQSGKGEDGTLYFEAGAGSIGLRAMPAGAQSENTALSFEVTDLEGEIKTLEGRGVRFQDFEMEGLKTVAHIAELGSERAAWFTDSEGNVLCLHQVLG; from the coding sequence ATGCTGACCGAATCGACGATCACGACGATGCTCCCGGTGACCGACAGCGAACGCGCCGGCCACTTCTACGCGGACTCCCTCGGCCTGAAGCAGTCGGGGAAGGGCGAAGACGGAACGCTGTACTTCGAGGCGGGCGCGGGCTCGATCGGCCTCCGCGCCATGCCGGCGGGCGCGCAGAGCGAGAACACGGCGCTGAGCTTCGAGGTCACCGACCTGGAGGGCGAGATCAAGACCCTCGAGGGCCGCGGGGTCCGGTTCCAGGACTTCGAGATGGAAGGCCTGAAGACCGTGGCCCACATCGCGGAGCTGGGCAGCGAGCGGGCCGCGTGGTTCACCGACTCCGAAGGCAACGTGCTGTGCCTGCACCAGGTCCTAGGCTAA
- a CDS encoding amidohydrolase family protein, with translation MIDGYFVVDAHVHAPRLPTLKPAWLQWAHDFAGTYPWRSVYDAEGTVIPAAMDDLMASEGVDRVLLFCEYSPRATGIQPIEDNLPLVEHNPTRFRLVANVNPYLHHPAVAEVERQLDLGAVALKIHPVHGAFSPAEKELYPVYQRCVERGVPVIFHSGTSSFPGSRASFGNPELLSDVVEDFPSLQFVFAHGGRGWWYDVAAFLALARDNVWLDLAGLPPKKLKEYYQRFDFTRLAGKFVFGTDWPGVPSVAKNVRTLIGLGLPDDVLTGVLSGNAVKLMPGLA, from the coding sequence GTGATCGACGGGTACTTCGTGGTGGACGCGCACGTCCACGCGCCGCGGCTGCCGACGCTGAAACCCGCCTGGCTGCAGTGGGCGCACGACTTCGCGGGGACGTACCCGTGGCGTTCGGTGTACGACGCCGAAGGGACGGTGATCCCGGCGGCGATGGACGACTTGATGGCGTCCGAAGGCGTCGACCGGGTGCTGCTGTTCTGCGAGTACAGCCCGCGGGCGACCGGGATCCAGCCCATCGAGGACAACCTGCCGCTGGTCGAGCACAACCCCACGCGGTTCCGGCTGGTGGCCAACGTCAACCCGTACCTGCACCACCCGGCGGTGGCGGAGGTCGAGCGGCAGCTGGACCTGGGCGCGGTGGCGCTGAAGATCCACCCGGTGCACGGCGCGTTTTCCCCGGCGGAGAAGGAGCTCTACCCGGTCTACCAGCGGTGCGTCGAGCGCGGGGTACCGGTGATCTTCCACTCCGGCACGTCGAGCTTCCCGGGTTCCCGGGCCAGTTTCGGGAACCCGGAGCTGCTGTCCGATGTGGTCGAGGACTTCCCTTCGCTGCAGTTCGTCTTCGCCCACGGCGGCCGCGGGTGGTGGTACGACGTGGCCGCGTTCCTGGCGCTGGCGCGCGACAACGTCTGGCTCGACCTCGCCGGGCTGCCGCCGAAGAAGCTGAAGGAGTACTACCAGCGCTTCGACTTCACCCGGCTGGCCGGAAAGTTCGTCTTCGGGACGGACTGGCCCGGTGTGCCGTCGGTGGCGAAGAACGTGCGGACGCTGATCGGCCTCGGCCTGCCGGATGACGTGCTGACCGGAGTCCTGTCGGGCAACGCGGTCAAGCTGATGCCGGGGTTAGCCTAG
- a CDS encoding benzoate-CoA ligase family protein: protein MATAFNAAEYLLSAGHPDATAVVSPRRSLTYAELAAESRRVAAGLLELGVRPEERVMFCMVDDVELLTGILGAMLAGAVAVPVSTMVTGLELGKVLADSRARVLGVSGEFAEQAATALGFAPEVTDVLLDRADAAEFGVRTHEWPALGGTFRSGRTWEDSPALWLYTSGTTGQPKGAMHRHASIRAVCETYARAVLATTPADRFLSVPKLFFAYGLGNSCFFPLGAGGTVLLEPSRPTPALFARRAREERPSLFFAVPTFYAALLASDVPDDSFASVRHAVSAGEPLPASLFERFRARFGLEILDGIGSTEALHIFLSNQPGSVRPGSTGVAVPGYSVQIRDEAGAVIDAAGKPGELFVAGPSTATGYWARYDATKLVFQGEWLRTGDSYVRNDDGTYTCLGRFGDMLKAGGIWVSPSEVEERLRQHPAVAEVAVVAAPDADGLDKPVACVVAAPGFAVDPGELIEFCREGLAAFKRPRGVVELAELPKTATGKIRRNVIREQVRDVLRVVPSP, encoded by the coding sequence GTGGCGACAGCGTTCAACGCGGCGGAGTACCTGCTCTCCGCCGGCCACCCGGACGCGACCGCGGTCGTGTCGCCCCGCCGTTCGCTGACCTACGCCGAGCTGGCGGCGGAGTCCCGCCGGGTCGCGGCCGGGCTGCTCGAGCTCGGCGTCCGGCCCGAAGAGCGGGTCATGTTCTGCATGGTCGACGACGTCGAGCTGCTCACCGGCATCCTCGGCGCGATGCTGGCCGGCGCCGTCGCGGTCCCGGTGTCGACCATGGTCACCGGCCTCGAGCTGGGCAAGGTGCTGGCCGACTCGCGGGCGCGCGTGCTCGGCGTGTCCGGGGAGTTCGCCGAGCAGGCCGCCACCGCCCTCGGCTTCGCCCCCGAGGTCACCGACGTGCTGCTCGACCGGGCCGACGCGGCGGAGTTCGGCGTCCGGACGCACGAGTGGCCGGCGCTGGGCGGAACGTTCCGAAGTGGACGGACGTGGGAGGACTCGCCCGCGCTGTGGCTGTACACGTCGGGGACGACCGGGCAGCCGAAGGGCGCGATGCACCGCCACGCGAGCATCCGCGCGGTCTGCGAGACGTACGCCCGTGCGGTGCTGGCGACCACGCCGGCGGACCGGTTCCTGTCCGTGCCGAAGCTCTTCTTCGCCTACGGGCTGGGGAATTCCTGCTTCTTCCCGCTCGGCGCGGGCGGCACCGTGCTGCTCGAGCCTTCGCGGCCGACACCCGCGTTGTTCGCCCGGCGCGCGCGTGAGGAGCGGCCTTCGCTCTTCTTCGCGGTACCGACGTTCTACGCGGCGTTGCTCGCCAGCGACGTCCCGGACGACTCCTTCGCCTCGGTGCGGCACGCGGTTTCGGCCGGGGAACCGCTGCCCGCGTCGCTGTTCGAACGGTTCCGCGCCCGCTTCGGGCTGGAGATCCTCGACGGCATCGGGTCGACCGAGGCCCTGCACATCTTCCTGTCGAACCAGCCCGGTTCGGTGCGGCCCGGCAGCACCGGCGTCGCCGTGCCCGGGTACTCCGTGCAGATCCGCGACGAGGCGGGCGCGGTGATCGACGCCGCCGGCAAGCCCGGCGAGCTGTTCGTCGCCGGGCCGTCGACGGCGACCGGCTACTGGGCCCGCTACGACGCGACGAAGCTCGTCTTCCAGGGCGAGTGGCTGCGGACCGGCGACAGCTACGTGCGCAACGACGACGGCACGTACACCTGCCTCGGCCGGTTCGGGGACATGCTCAAGGCGGGCGGGATCTGGGTGTCACCGTCCGAAGTGGAGGAACGGCTGCGGCAGCACCCGGCGGTCGCCGAGGTCGCCGTCGTCGCCGCGCCGGACGCCGACGGCCTCGACAAGCCGGTCGCGTGCGTGGTGGCCGCACCCGGCTTCGCGGTGGACCCGGGGGAGCTGATCGAGTTCTGCCGCGAGGGGCTCGCGGCGTTCAAGCGGCCGCGCGGGGTGGTCGAGCTGGCCGAGCTGCCGAAGACGGCGACCGGCAAGATCCGCCGCAACGTGATCCGCGAGCAGGTCCGCGACGTGCTGCGGGTGGTGCCCAGTCCGTGA
- the boxB gene encoding benzoyl-CoA 2,3-epoxidase subunit BoxB, translating into MPEKIDYDAKIPNNVNLSEDRRLQRALEGWQPKFMHWWGEMGPTLETQGVYLRTAVSVGREGWAHFDHVNVPDYRWGIFLAERDPDRRIAFGEHQGEPVWQQVPGEYRADLQRLIVIQGDTEPASVEQQKLLGLTAPSLYDLRNLFQVNVEEGRHLWAMVYLLHAYFGREGRDEAEGLLLRNSGSPDAPRILGAFNEETADWLAFYMFTYFTDRDGKYQLGTLKESSFDPLSRTCEFMLKEEAHHMMVGTTGVDRVVIRSAELIREHDTLDIGPHGGVPLDLIQKYINFHYTVSLDLFGSETSTNAANYYTAGLKGRWQETRRRDDHKLTEDARTLERPTGDGTWTTEELQAILLLNLDLRSEYVADCQTGVKRWNKILADAGIDFAFRLPHPGFNREVGINSGHHVTPDGTIVDEATWEAGKRKWLPTTEDLTFVRSLMHPVYERGKIASWVAPPRQGINGKPFDYEYVYLT; encoded by the coding sequence ATGCCCGAGAAGATCGACTACGACGCCAAGATCCCCAACAACGTCAACCTCTCGGAGGACCGGCGGCTCCAGCGCGCGCTGGAGGGCTGGCAGCCGAAGTTCATGCACTGGTGGGGCGAGATGGGCCCGACGCTGGAGACCCAGGGCGTCTACCTGCGCACCGCCGTCAGCGTCGGCCGCGAAGGCTGGGCGCACTTCGACCACGTCAACGTCCCCGACTACCGCTGGGGCATCTTCCTCGCCGAGCGCGACCCGGACCGGCGGATCGCGTTCGGGGAGCACCAGGGCGAGCCGGTCTGGCAGCAGGTGCCCGGTGAGTACCGCGCCGACCTGCAGCGGCTGATCGTCATCCAGGGCGACACCGAACCGGCGTCGGTCGAGCAGCAGAAACTGCTCGGGCTGACCGCGCCCAGCCTCTACGACCTGCGCAACCTGTTCCAGGTCAACGTCGAAGAAGGCCGCCACCTGTGGGCGATGGTGTACCTGCTGCACGCCTACTTCGGCCGGGAAGGCCGCGACGAGGCCGAAGGGCTGCTGCTGCGCAACTCCGGCAGCCCGGACGCGCCCCGCATCCTCGGCGCGTTCAACGAGGAGACCGCCGACTGGCTGGCCTTCTACATGTTCACCTACTTCACCGACCGGGACGGGAAGTACCAGCTCGGCACGCTCAAGGAGTCCTCCTTCGACCCGCTCTCGCGCACCTGCGAGTTCATGCTGAAGGAGGAAGCGCACCACATGATGGTCGGCACCACCGGCGTCGACCGCGTGGTGATCCGCAGCGCCGAGCTGATCCGCGAGCACGACACGCTCGACATCGGCCCGCACGGCGGCGTCCCGCTCGACCTCATCCAGAAGTACATCAACTTCCACTACACCGTTTCGCTCGACCTGTTCGGCAGCGAGACGTCGACGAACGCGGCGAACTACTACACCGCCGGGCTCAAGGGCCGCTGGCAGGAGACCCGCCGCCGCGACGACCACAAGCTCACCGAGGACGCCCGCACGCTGGAGCGGCCCACCGGCGACGGCACGTGGACGACCGAGGAGCTGCAGGCGATCCTGCTGCTCAACCTCGACCTGCGCAGCGAGTACGTGGCCGACTGCCAGACCGGCGTGAAGCGCTGGAACAAGATCCTCGCCGACGCCGGCATCGACTTCGCGTTCCGCCTGCCGCACCCTGGCTTCAACCGCGAAGTCGGCATAAACTCCGGCCACCACGTCACTCCCGACGGCACCATCGTCGACGAGGCGACCTGGGAGGCCGGCAAACGGAAGTGGCTGCCCACCACCGAGGACCTGACGTTCGTCCGCTCGCTGATGCACCCGGTGTACGAGCGGGGGAAGATCGCGAGCTGGGTCGCGCCACCGCGGCAGGGCATCAACGGGAAGCCCTTCGACTACGAGTACGTGTACCTCACGTAG
- the boxC gene encoding 2,3-epoxybenzoyl-CoA dihydrolase: MTTTTPVTFDRRPDEYRHWRLRVDGEVAWLELDVDEQGGLVPGYELKLNSYDLGVDIELYDATQRLRFEHPGVRVVVVTSAKDKVFCAGANIRMLAASEHHWKVNFCKFTNETRNGMEDATEHSGQIYVAAVNGTCAGGGYEIALACDKILLIDDNSSTVALPEVPLLGVLPGTGGLTRVVDKRRVRKDLADVFATRPDGVKGKTAVDWRLVDELVPRQGFREAVEKRARELARESDRTGEGGIELTPLEHRYVDMEVAKGQVTITVKGPENDPGDLHEEGANGWFLAMTRELDDAILRLRTNEVEAGTWILKTVGDPEKVLAHEQAVLGAKDWLGNEITHYFKRTLKRLDVTSRTLIALIEPGSCFAGSLLELALAADRQYILDGPPIDDEDSDERATIRLSEANFGPFPMGNGLTRLQTRFYGDEDHLAWLAREKDHELSAAEAVELGLVTDAPDDLDWEDEIRIALEGRASLSPDALTGMEANHRFVGPETIETKIFGRLAAWQNWIFTRPNAAGPEGALRRYGTGQKAVFDRKRV, encoded by the coding sequence GTGACCACCACCACACCGGTGACCTTCGACCGCCGTCCGGACGAGTACCGCCACTGGCGCCTCCGCGTCGACGGGGAGGTGGCCTGGCTGGAGCTGGACGTCGACGAGCAGGGCGGGCTCGTCCCGGGGTACGAGCTCAAGCTCAACTCCTACGACCTCGGCGTCGACATCGAGCTCTACGACGCCACCCAGCGGCTGCGGTTCGAGCACCCCGGAGTCCGCGTGGTGGTCGTGACGAGCGCCAAGGACAAGGTGTTCTGCGCCGGCGCCAACATCCGCATGCTGGCCGCGTCCGAGCACCACTGGAAGGTGAACTTCTGCAAGTTCACCAACGAAACCCGCAACGGCATGGAGGACGCCACCGAGCACTCCGGCCAGATCTACGTCGCCGCGGTCAACGGCACCTGCGCCGGCGGCGGCTACGAGATCGCGCTGGCCTGCGACAAGATCCTGCTGATCGACGACAACTCCTCGACCGTCGCGCTACCGGAGGTGCCGCTGCTCGGCGTGCTGCCCGGCACCGGCGGGCTGACCCGGGTCGTCGACAAGCGGCGGGTGCGCAAGGACCTCGCCGACGTCTTCGCCACGCGCCCGGACGGCGTCAAGGGCAAGACCGCGGTCGACTGGCGGCTGGTCGACGAACTGGTCCCGCGCCAGGGGTTCCGCGAAGCCGTGGAGAAGCGGGCCCGGGAGCTCGCGCGCGAATCCGACCGGACCGGCGAGGGCGGCATCGAGCTGACGCCGCTCGAACATCGCTATGTCGACATGGAAGTGGCGAAAGGCCAGGTCACGATCACCGTCAAGGGCCCCGAAAACGACCCCGGTGACCTGCACGAAGAGGGCGCGAACGGCTGGTTCCTCGCGATGACCCGCGAGCTCGACGACGCCATCCTGCGGCTGCGCACCAACGAGGTCGAGGCCGGCACGTGGATCCTCAAGACCGTCGGCGATCCGGAGAAGGTGCTCGCGCACGAACAGGCCGTTCTCGGCGCGAAGGACTGGCTGGGCAACGAAATCACGCACTACTTCAAGCGCACGCTGAAGCGCCTCGACGTCACCAGCCGCACGCTGATCGCGTTGATCGAGCCCGGCAGCTGCTTCGCCGGGTCACTGCTGGAACTCGCGCTCGCCGCCGACCGCCAGTACATCCTCGACGGACCACCGATCGACGACGAAGACAGCGACGAACGCGCCACGATCCGCCTGTCCGAAGCCAACTTCGGCCCGTTCCCGATGGGCAACGGCCTGACCCGCCTGCAGACGCGCTTCTACGGCGACGAAGACCACCTCGCCTGGCTCGCGCGGGAGAAGGACCACGAGCTGAGCGCCGCCGAAGCCGTCGAACTCGGCCTGGTCACCGACGCCCCGGACGACCTCGACTGGGAGGACGAGATCCGGATCGCGCTCGAAGGCCGGGCGTCGCTCTCGCCGGACGCCCTCACCGGGATGGAGGCCAACCACCGGTTCGTCGGTCCCGAGACCATCGAGACCAAGATCTTCGGCCGGCTGGCGGCTTGGCAGAACTGGATTTTCACCCGGCCGAACGCAGCCGGACCGGAAGGTGCGCTGCGCCGATACGGTACGGGGCAGAAGGCCGTCTTCGACAGGAAGCGGGTCTAG
- a CDS encoding GNAT family N-acetyltransferase, producing the protein MTELVVRPLEAGEEALFTSLPDRGLVGRTLLGNDFTEMAKQGEYRPEWTWVALRDDVVVARAAWWARPVDDEPIALDWFDFTDFDAGVELLKTAPLRTEYALTTPPAWQDDPDVAHEVTTRVEAAERAGYRKLVERYRFRWTPENGLPERPGRLVFRPEPDDDVILEVFKRVHVGSLDAHVRKTVEEHGLDAAAREDLDIMKWMPAPRDWWRLAYTPEGELVGLSLPSRNAYDPVVGYIAVVPEHRGRGYAYDLLVEATHELVGHGADRIVAGTDVGNVPMAKAFAKAGYPVTQHRIDLV; encoded by the coding sequence ATGACCGAACTGGTCGTGCGCCCGCTCGAAGCGGGCGAAGAAGCACTTTTCACCTCCCTGCCCGACCGCGGTCTCGTCGGCCGCACGCTGCTCGGCAACGACTTCACCGAGATGGCGAAGCAGGGCGAATACCGGCCCGAATGGACCTGGGTCGCGCTGCGCGACGACGTCGTCGTGGCGCGGGCGGCCTGGTGGGCCCGGCCGGTGGACGACGAACCGATCGCGCTGGACTGGTTCGACTTCACCGACTTCGACGCGGGCGTCGAGCTGCTGAAGACGGCGCCGCTGCGCACGGAGTACGCGCTGACCACGCCGCCCGCGTGGCAGGACGACCCGGACGTCGCCCACGAAGTGACCACGCGGGTCGAGGCGGCGGAGCGGGCGGGTTACCGCAAGCTCGTCGAGCGCTACCGGTTCCGCTGGACGCCGGAAAACGGCCTGCCGGAACGTCCCGGACGGCTCGTCTTCCGGCCCGAGCCGGACGACGACGTCATCCTCGAGGTCTTCAAGCGGGTGCACGTCGGCAGCCTCGACGCGCACGTCCGGAAGACGGTCGAGGAGCACGGCCTCGACGCCGCGGCCCGGGAGGACCTCGACATCATGAAGTGGATGCCGGCCCCGCGGGACTGGTGGCGGCTGGCGTACACGCCCGAAGGCGAGCTCGTCGGGCTCAGCCTGCCGAGCCGCAACGCCTACGACCCGGTGGTCGGCTACATCGCCGTCGTGCCGGAGCACCGCGGGCGGGGTTACGCGTACGACCTGCTGGTCGAGGCCACGCACGAACTGGTCGGGCACGGCGCCGACCGGATCGTCGCGGGCACCGACGTCGGCAACGTCCCGATGGCCAAGGCCTTCGCGAAGGCGGGTTACCCGGTGACGCAGCACCGCATCGACCTGGTCTGA